A DNA window from Halomicrobium mukohataei DSM 12286 contains the following coding sequences:
- a CDS encoding magnesium transporter, producing the protein MTVREVAAEAYRETLPVLVLSAIGGLFAGLVLVGMEAELAAVPGLLVLVPALLATRGNVYGSLGARLGSALHQGVIEPTLDFGDERLNAAIAAALANGILVSGFAAVLAVVVLRVLGSESAGLATLVAIALIAGLLSGLLLTVAVVTVVVVGYRRGLDPDTLAGPVVTTTGDVVGIATMLVAARIVLAVGGG; encoded by the coding sequence ATGACGGTCCGCGAGGTCGCCGCGGAGGCCTACCGGGAGACGCTCCCGGTGCTGGTGTTGAGTGCGATCGGCGGCCTGTTCGCCGGGCTCGTCCTGGTGGGGATGGAGGCAGAGCTCGCGGCCGTTCCCGGCCTGCTGGTCCTGGTGCCGGCGCTGCTCGCGACGCGGGGCAACGTCTACGGTTCGCTGGGCGCGCGGCTCGGCTCTGCGCTCCACCAGGGTGTCATCGAACCCACGCTCGACTTTGGCGACGAGCGGCTCAACGCCGCCATCGCCGCGGCACTGGCGAACGGCATTCTCGTCAGCGGGTTCGCGGCCGTGCTGGCTGTGGTCGTGCTCCGCGTGCTGGGTAGCGAGTCGGCCGGCCTCGCGACGCTCGTCGCGATCGCGCTGATCGCCGGCCTGCTCTCCGGGCTCTTGCTGACAGTGGCCGTCGTCACGGTCGTCGTCGTCGGCTACCGTCGCGGGCTCGACCCGGACACGCTCGCCGGGCCGGTGGTGACGACGACGGGCGACGTGGTCGGCATCGCGACGATGCTGGTGGCCGCTCGGATCGTGCTCGCCGTCGGGGGTGGCTGA
- a CDS encoding magnesium transporter, protein MVEGSAEWSVSGIVRTMLPLLCVLTAIELVSGLVLESFEATLLAAPSLLLLVPVTIGMGGNLGSVLAARLSTAFHLGLLSFSPTDDRLAGNAVATIGLSLTVFPLVGAGAWGLTAVVGETGLTLATVVLIALLSGLVLSVLAVVVTVVTTYAAYRYRLDPDDVVVPVVTNVCDVLGVLVLFGVYRVVA, encoded by the coding sequence ATGGTCGAGGGGTCGGCCGAGTGGTCGGTGTCCGGCATCGTGCGGACGATGCTCCCGCTGCTGTGCGTGTTGACCGCGATCGAACTGGTCAGCGGACTCGTCCTGGAGTCCTTCGAGGCGACGCTGCTGGCCGCGCCGTCGCTACTCCTGCTCGTCCCGGTGACCATCGGGATGGGCGGGAACCTCGGCAGCGTGCTCGCCGCGCGGCTCTCGACGGCGTTTCACCTCGGCCTGCTCTCTTTTTCGCCGACGGACGACCGCCTCGCGGGCAACGCCGTCGCGACGATCGGGCTCTCGCTGACGGTCTTTCCGCTGGTCGGTGCCGGCGCGTGGGGGCTGACCGCCGTCGTCGGCGAGACGGGGCTCACACTGGCCACCGTGGTCCTGATCGCGCTCCTGAGCGGCCTCGTACTGTCGGTGCTTGCCGTCGTCGTCACCGTCGTCACGACCTACGCGGCCTACCGCTATCGGCTGGACCCGGACGACGTGGTCGTGCCCGTCGTCACCAACGTCTGTGACGTGCTGGGCGTGCTGGTGCTGTTCGGCGTCTACCGGGTCGTGGCGTGA
- a CDS encoding nucleoside recognition protein: MQSHVALQSVGPVVDLLWGTVLPRVGTIAVTLALGVFLADLAVAFGIVEYIATLSKYLTEPANLPREVGTAILATTASPTAGYGMLAEFRESGVLDDRATLVAVTINTFFGFAQHIFTFYAPVLIPILGLRVGLLYVGARAAISLAITLVGILAGALLLSNRNVDRSRMPEVADPTEEHGTAREKLRDAAASTAEKLRDILPRLLVIYAIVAVLVAWREIPALVTLVAVLSESSAGGIVPSLSESVGTFTSAVGLPSAAVGVVAVYTIDTTNGSIVLAPFVENGTFTPRQAVATMLVGGIVSFAVSTFKRSIPFQYGIWGAEFGSKVIAVNTTLKIVFIALAVVLLLVP; the protein is encoded by the coding sequence GTGCAGTCACACGTCGCCCTCCAGTCGGTCGGGCCGGTCGTCGATCTGCTCTGGGGGACGGTGCTCCCGCGGGTGGGAACCATCGCCGTCACGCTGGCGCTGGGCGTGTTCCTCGCCGACCTCGCCGTCGCCTTCGGGATCGTCGAGTACATCGCGACGCTCTCGAAGTACCTCACCGAACCGGCGAATCTCCCTCGCGAGGTCGGGACGGCGATCCTGGCGACGACGGCCTCGCCGACCGCGGGCTACGGGATGCTCGCGGAGTTTCGCGAGTCGGGCGTACTCGACGACCGCGCGACGCTGGTGGCCGTCACCATCAACACGTTCTTCGGGTTCGCCCAGCACATCTTCACCTTCTACGCGCCCGTCCTGATCCCGATTCTGGGGCTCCGAGTGGGACTGCTGTACGTCGGCGCTCGCGCGGCCATCTCGCTGGCGATCACGCTCGTTGGCATTCTCGCAGGCGCACTCTTGCTCTCGAATCGCAACGTCGACCGCAGCCGGATGCCCGAGGTGGCGGACCCGACCGAGGAGCACGGCACCGCTCGCGAGAAGCTCCGGGACGCGGCGGCGTCGACCGCCGAGAAGCTCCGGGACATCCTGCCGCGCCTGCTGGTCATCTACGCGATCGTTGCGGTGCTGGTCGCGTGGCGCGAGATCCCCGCACTGGTGACGCTCGTGGCGGTGCTGAGCGAGTCGAGCGCTGGGGGTATCGTCCCGTCGCTCTCCGAAAGTGTCGGCACGTTCACAAGCGCCGTCGGGCTGCCAAGCGCCGCCGTCGGCGTCGTCGCGGTCTACACCATCGACACCACCAACGGCTCGATCGTCCTCGCGCCGTTCGTCGAGAACGGGACCTTCACCCCTCGTCAGGCCGTCGCGACGATGCTCGTCGGCGGGATCGTCTCCTTCGCCGTCTCGACGTTCAAGCGCTCGATCCCGTTCCAGTACGGCATCTGGGGCGCGGAGTTCGGTTCGAAAGTGATCGCCGTCAACACGACGCTGAAGATCGTGTTCATCGCACTCGCGGTGGTCCTGTTGCTCGTCCCCTAG
- a CDS encoding lamin tail domain-containing protein: MDRRRSLLVALVALAALAGCLSGGPQTPAAPGDAVPAGSDTVNATVTRVVDGDTVEIRYDDGTFDTVRLLGIDTPETRGGTNPAEFEGVPDTAAGRACLERAAGNATRALEALVGGEPVVVAVDPQADRRDRYDRLLAHLVVDGVDANERLVERGHARVYDSAFSRSDRFYEHERAARDAGRGVWACVDPATPTGGVGLRVVADAPGDDRENPNGEYVVVSNSGGDPLAIGNWTVTDEAGHRYTFPPGATVPANGSVRLYSGSGTDTATEFYRGNGPIWNNDGDTATLRAANGTVVAAASY; the protein is encoded by the coding sequence ATGGACCGTCGGCGCTCACTGCTCGTCGCCCTGGTGGCCCTGGCCGCCCTCGCCGGCTGTCTCTCGGGCGGGCCACAGACGCCAGCCGCGCCCGGCGACGCCGTCCCGGCAGGGAGCGACACCGTCAACGCCACGGTCACCCGCGTCGTCGACGGCGACACCGTCGAGATCCGATACGACGACGGGACGTTCGACACCGTCCGGCTGCTCGGGATCGACACCCCCGAGACCCGCGGCGGGACGAACCCCGCGGAGTTCGAGGGCGTCCCCGACACCGCGGCCGGCCGGGCCTGTCTCGAACGGGCCGCCGGCAACGCGACCCGCGCCCTCGAAGCCCTCGTCGGCGGCGAGCCGGTCGTCGTCGCTGTCGACCCGCAAGCCGACCGACGGGATCGCTACGATCGACTGCTGGCTCACCTCGTCGTCGACGGCGTCGACGCCAACGAACGGCTCGTCGAGCGGGGCCACGCGCGGGTCTACGACAGCGCGTTCTCGCGCTCGGACCGGTTCTACGAGCACGAACGGGCCGCGCGGGACGCCGGCCGCGGCGTCTGGGCCTGTGTGGACCCCGCCACGCCGACTGGCGGCGTCGGCCTCCGGGTCGTCGCCGACGCCCCGGGCGACGACCGCGAGAACCCCAACGGCGAGTACGTCGTCGTCTCGAACTCCGGGGGCGACCCGCTCGCGATCGGCAACTGGACGGTCACCGACGAGGCCGGCCACAGGTACACCTTCCCGCCGGGCGCGACGGTGCCCGCGAACGGTTCGGTCCGACTCTACTCCGGTTCGGGGACCGACACCGCCACCGAGTTCTACCGCGGGAACGGCCCGATCTGGAACAACGACGGCGACACCGCCACCCTGCGCGCCGCGAACGGCACGGTCGTCGCCGCGGCGTCGTACTGA
- a CDS encoding molybdopterin-dependent oxidoreductase, giving the protein MRRPDWLPTRPLPRLEPGPRVLDWSLAAAVALILATGVYSLVAGRPGQAWVFDLHAIGGLALVVLLVFKLRRVAPRVTPDRLTAPRVLSLSLAFVTAAALATGLWWVLGGSVSIGPWGLLNLHVGVGLVVPVVLLLHLRHRFHDPRNVPSRDRRTALRYAGIAGIAALTWRSQRVLNDALDTAGADRRFTGSREVGTDEGNAFPPTSWMADDPDPIDSDEWVLSVTGRVASPATFGVDDLELDDLEGADERRAVLDCTSGWYSEHDWQGVAVADLLAAVEPDDAARWVQFRSVTGYRWSLPISEAEDALLATHVDGDRLTHGHGAPMRLVAPARRGLQWVKWVDEVRLSRRREIGESVAIFVSGFEE; this is encoded by the coding sequence ATGCGCCGGCCGGACTGGCTCCCGACGCGGCCGCTCCCCAGACTCGAACCTGGCCCGCGAGTCCTCGACTGGAGCCTCGCGGCCGCGGTCGCCCTCATTCTCGCGACGGGTGTCTACAGCCTCGTCGCGGGCCGGCCCGGACAGGCGTGGGTGTTCGATCTCCACGCGATCGGCGGGCTCGCGCTCGTGGTCCTCCTGGTCTTCAAGCTCCGCAGAGTCGCGCCACGGGTCACGCCCGATCGGCTCACCGCTCCCAGAGTGCTCTCGCTATCCCTCGCATTCGTCACCGCGGCGGCGCTCGCGACGGGGCTGTGGTGGGTGCTTGGCGGTTCCGTCTCGATCGGCCCGTGGGGGCTGTTGAACCTCCACGTCGGCGTCGGGCTGGTCGTCCCGGTCGTCCTCCTCTTGCACCTGCGCCATCGGTTTCACGACCCACGGAACGTGCCGAGCCGCGACCGCCGCACAGCACTGCGGTACGCCGGCATCGCCGGCATCGCGGCCCTGACCTGGCGGAGCCAGCGAGTGCTCAACGACGCCCTCGATACGGCCGGCGCGGACCGGCGGTTCACCGGCTCTCGCGAGGTCGGGACGGACGAGGGCAACGCCTTCCCGCCGACGAGCTGGATGGCCGACGACCCCGATCCGATCGACAGCGACGAGTGGGTCCTGTCGGTCACCGGCCGGGTCGCCAGTCCCGCGACGTTCGGCGTCGACGACCTGGAACTGGACGATCTCGAGGGTGCCGACGAGCGGCGGGCCGTCCTCGACTGCACCAGCGGCTGGTACTCCGAGCACGACTGGCAGGGCGTCGCGGTCGCGGACCTGTTGGCGGCGGTCGAACCGGACGACGCCGCCCGGTGGGTCCAGTTTCGCTCCGTGACGGGCTATCGCTGGTCGCTCCCCATCTCGGAGGCCGAGGACGCACTGCTGGCGACCCACGTCGACGGCGACCGCCTCACACACGGTCACGGCGCGCCGATGCGACTGGTCGCGCC